One region of Oryza sativa Japonica Group chromosome 10, ASM3414082v1 genomic DNA includes:
- the LOC9267538 gene encoding uncharacterized protein isoform X2, protein MQLHHSLCYVASLLRKVQTCGLSYHLFKLCFQHFVLHLALVLLNRLMVVLANGIIQMFIKLSLRLLQCQCHHQFFILFSEPVLAKAACVLLDLCRGPLSPWVPMITAKVDLAIELLEDLLGIIQGVGQSLTRSRAALKYIALAISGHMDDVLTEYKDVKHKLLFILEMLDPFIDPSVSVMTDAMAFGDVSVVHLEKQASACNISLNIIRTAVKRPAVLPSLELEWRRGAVATSVILSTLDPHMPLPPDIDLCKSSMPEIDQISLIVPNCPPHSCSAEDADGRDTSETTPREDILEQCNSLFAPEELEQSELTKTLEEKKHEKISTDLDQNFPEDTKSNGKLPAGLFQLDNIFAADYYDAHADYLQLVNYQDCELRALEFQRLALNLCTQQEPTVEGHNAGIDAFLLAAECYVNPLFLLDFHSNSESLDEIERIHAELIQGNCFSEAKHLRAKDIDLMKIYNLENKRDKAVLDLLMQAARYDFEYQGKIPDGKPFPDDVEDGKQYIEISPEARHLADAVTLVRKNQAMLCHFIMKQFERKGHSPNEILLQSLLFLLHSATDLFCPPENVIDIILKSAEDLNGKLVCLYNSVNARNNKLDRVKLHYLRRRWALLQKLVLASSGSDNTRELVSIKRDGFRFKSLVPPSAWIHKISDFSRSSSPLPRFFGWMAVSRYAKEYLNEQLFLASDFSQLTSLLSIFTDELSLMGGVTTQKAKSAKIEQSGCNNYVLLKKEPLLSDQPSMRLFQILLPELHFFFPSMSKKFDAFGQSILEAVGLQLKCLPKSAVHDVLCWFSEMCLWPYLGNIREHLAFANGVNSLKGNIAAKAKAVVFYLLESIVAEHLEVIVPEMPRMVHILVSLCRASYTDVAFLDSVLCLMKPMISHFLRKSTDNGNVSGDITECSDFELLCFEELFETIQFGKQSEDTPGNKNQVPFLIFILGSLFPDLSFKRRIEILGSLLVWVDFGSSDPSSLLCSYLQGFQAFIDGCETILVQNIELFGVHVLSERNQSTEFANSASPDDTMDNKKAQASVAQVQRRSTEYHENGENSKGVDSPHTVCIKEFCGALERLVSNLAPSIEGSWKWHLQLASRLSLSIAKCLLYAKCLKSIAEGGMIYSSIKQEVGTEISTDLSQKHWESALQGLAETILVNQKKQCWQVASVMLDYMIKLPNILAWDNVLNVMSSAMKHLCSHAPRISWRLQTEIWLSILVSYGIEGLKNSENSLIDLFCTLLSHAEPEQRSVALQQLGRIIMSTTKVDSEYTTYKQNSLSSGSTVTSLLVTHTWDRVAALAFYDSSMLLRKHALALLTEYIPFVDRNHLQSFLGSSNSILNGAEQFSYAIEQGYLTRMSLLLLSRACLYSAPEDIALIPECVWRKLENMQTSIPGCFGDMEKDLCRALCQLRSESDAKTVVKELLTESTAKPVETDFKGIRESILQVLSSLSSVESYFEFFSTRSDQEYQELEEAEIELEIVKNEKALHSFIVHPQDTMIPDMSSYYKDGNEVNKQLQQIQEDIRSLERSKLREEIIARRQKKLLIRHTREKYLEETSSREMELLQELDRERAHEMEREIERQRQLDLERVNSRELQFNLDMEREKQTQRELQRELDQVELGRSSRREFSANTNSRSRERYRERDDGRGQQEGRSRGGGVEAGGSATRSFSGNLPTILQQPRERTTSDERTSTGGNYYEENAEGSGDASSVGDPESAAALEAGTRHGPRGGSKSSSSSSRQVVVERRERREGKWERKHS, encoded by the exons ATGCAGCTTCATCACAG CCTCTGTTATGTTGCAAGCTTGCTGAGAAAGGTTCAGACATGTGGTCTGTCTTACCACTTGTTCAAGCTCTGCTTCCAG CACTTCGTCCTCCACTTAGCCCTGGTTCTACTGAACAGATTGATGGTTGTCTTAGCCAATGGAATCATCCAAATGTTCATAAAGCTCTCTCTCAG ATTGCTACAATGTCAATGTCATCATCAGTTCTTCATCCTCTTCTCAGAGCCTGTGCTG GCAAAAGCAGCCTGTGTTTTGCTTGACTTATGCAGGGGACCATTATCACCGTGGGTACCCATGATCACGGCAAAG GTAGACCTTGCCATTGAACTTCTGGAGGATCTCCTGGGTATTATCCAG GGAGTTGGTCAATCTCTTACTCGTTCTCGTGCAGCACTGAAGTATATTGCATTGGCCATATCTGGCCATATGGATGATGTTCTCACAGAATATAAA GACGTCAAACATAAGTTACTTTTCATTCTGGAGATGCTAGATCCTTTTATTGATCCTTCTGTAAGTGTTATGACAGATGCAATGGCATTTGGTGATGTGTCTGTTGTGCATTTGGAGAAGCAAGCAAGCGCTTGCAATATTTCGTTAAATATTATTCGTACAGCAGTGAAGAGGCCTGCTGTTCTCCCTTCTTTAGAACTTGAATGGCGTCGTGGTGCTGTTGCCACAAG TGTTATTCTCTCTACCTTGGATCCGCATATGCCACTCCCTCCTGACATAGACCTCTGCAAAAGTTCGATGCCTGAGATTGATCAAATATCTCTGATAGTTCCAAACTGTCCACCGCACTCCTGCAGTGCTGAAGATGCTGATGGGCGTGATACATCTGAAACAACTCCCAGGGAAGATATTCTTGAACAGTGCAATTCTTTATTTGCTCCAGAAGAATTAGAGCAATCTGAGTTGACAAAGACTTTGGAAGAAAAAAAGCATGAGAAAATAAGTACAGATTTGGACCAGAACTTCCCAGAGGACACAAAAAGTAATGGAAAATTACCAGCTGGCCTTTTTCAGTTAGATAATATTTTTGCTGCTGATTACTATGATGCACATGCTGATTATCTGCAGCTGGTGAACTATCAGGACTGTGAATTAAGAGCTCTAGAATTTCAGCGCTTAGCACTGAATCTATGCACACAACAAGAACCTACAGTTGAGGGGCATAATGCTGGAATAGATGCTTTTCTGTTAGCTGCTGAATGCTATGTTAATCCACTCTTTCTCTTGGATTTCCATTCTAATTCGGAGTCTTTGGATGAAATTGAACGTATTCATGCAGAATTGATCCAAGGAAATTGTTTCTCTGAGGCGAAACATCTGCGTGCTAAAGATATTGATCTCATGAAAATTTATAATTTGGAGAATAAACGAGATAAAGCGGTCCTGGATTTACTCATGCAAGCTGCAAGATATGATTTTGAATACCAGGGAAAGATACCTGATGGGAAACCTTTTCCAGATGATGTTGAAGATGGCAAgcaatatatagaaatttcacCAGAGGCTAGACACCTTGCTGATGCTGTAACTTTGGTCAGAAAGAACCAGGCTATGCTTTGTCACTTTATCATGAAACAATTTGAAAGGAAAGGACACTCTCCTAACGAAATTCTCCTCCAGAGCTTGTTGTTCTTGTTGCACTCAGCAACTGATCTATTTTGTCCACCAGAGAATGTGATCGATATCATATTGAAATCCGCCGAAGATCTCAATGGAAAACTTGTATGTCTTTACAATTCCGTTAATGCAAGGAATAATAAATTGGATAGAGTAAAACTACATTATCTACGAAGACGTTGGGCACTGCTCCAGAAGCTGGTTCTTGCTTCGTCTGGCAGTGATAATACTAGAGAACTTGTCAGCATTAAAAGAGATGGTTTCCGTTTTAAAAGTCTGGTTCCTCCATCAGCATGGATACATAAGATATCAGATTTTTCCAGGTCTTCTAGTCCACTACCTCGATTTTTTGGATGGATGGCAGTGTCCCGTTATGCCAAGGAATATTTAAATGAGCAGCTATTTCTTGCCTCTGACTTCTCACAGCTTACATCTTTGCTGTCAATTTTCACCGATGAACTTTCTTTGATGGGTGGTGTTACTACTCAGAAGGCCAAGTCTGCTAAAATTGAACAATCTGGTTGCAATAACTATGTGCTTCTTAAGAAGGAACCTTTGCTGTCAGACCAACCAAGCATGAGATTGTTTCAGATTTTACTTCCTGAACTGCATTTCTTCTTTCCGAGTATGAGCAAAAAGTTTGATGCATTTGGCCAAAGCATTTTGGAAGCTGTTGGGTTACAATTAAAATGTCTCCCAAAAAGTGCAGTGCATGATGTTCTTTGTTGGTTTTCAGAAATGTGCCTGTGGCCTTATCTTGGAAATATTAGGGAGCATCTTGCATTTGCAAACGGAGTTAATAGTTTAAAAGGAAACATTGCAGCTAAGgcaaaggctgttgttttctaCCTACTTGAGTCAATTGTCGCTGAGCACTTGGAAGTTATTGTTCCTGAAATGCCACGGATGGTGCACATTCTTGTGTCACTTTGTAGAGCTTCTTACACTGATGTAGCTTTCCTTGATTCTGTGCTGTGCCTAATGAAGCCAATGATCTCACACTTCTTAAGGAAGAGTACTGATAATGGAAATGTATCAGGTGATATTACTGAATGCAGTGATTTTGAGTTACTTTGTTTTGAAGAGTTATTTGAAACAATCCAGTTTGGTAAACAATCAGAGGATACACCTGGCAATAAGAACCAGGTGCCCTTTCTCATATTCATTCTGGGTTCGCTATTTCCTGATCTGTCCTTTAAGAGGAGGATTGAGATATTAGGCTCATTATTAGTATGGGTAGACTTCGGCAGTTCTGATCCATCATCATTGTTGTGTAGTTATCTACAAGGCTTTCAGGCATTTATTGATGGTTGTGAAACTATACTAGTTCAGAATATTGAATTATTTGGTGTGCATGTCCTTTCTGAGAGAAACCAGTCTACAGAGTTTGCTAACTCCGCAAGTCCAGATGACACCATGGATAACAAGAAAGCACAGGCCAGTGTAGCACAGGTACAGAGGAGGTCCACAGAATATCATGAGAATGGTGAAAATTCAAAGGGAGTTGATTCCCCACATACTGTTTGTATTAAAGAATTTTGTGGTGCCCTGGAGAGGTTAGTATCAAACCTTGCACCATCTATTGAGGGCAGTTGGAAATGGCACCTTCAGTTGGCCTCTAGGTTATCTTTATCGATTGCAAAATGTTTGCTGTATGCAAAATGCCTAAAGTCTATTGCCGAAGGAGGTATGATCTATAGTAGCATCAAACAAGAGGTTGGTACTGAAATATCCACTGATCTTTCCCAAAAACACTGGGAGAGTGCTCTCCAAGGCCTCGCAGAAACCATTTTAGTAAATCAGAAGAAGCAGTGCTGGCAGGTGGCATCAGTTATGCTCGATTATATGATTAAGCTTCCAAATATTCTTGCTTGGGATAATGTTCTTAATGTCATGTCTTCTGCAATGAAACACCTCTGCTCTCATGCACCCAGGATATCTTGGAGGCTTCAGACAGAGATATGGTTATCAATATTGGTTTCTTATGGAATTGAAGGCCTTAAGAACAGTGAGAATTCATTGATTGATCTTTTCTGCACATTGTTGAGTCATGCTGAACCAGAACAGCGCTCTGTTGCATTGCAGCAACTTGGGAGGATTATTATGAGCACAACTAAAGTTGATTCTGAATATACTACTTATAAGCAAAATTCACTCTCATCTGGTTCAACAGTAACATCCCTTTTGGTTACTCATACCTGGGACCGAGTAGCAGCATTGGCTTTCTATGATTCTTCTATGTTATTAAGGAAGCATGCATTGGCTTTGCTTACTGAATACATTCCATTTGTTGATAGAAATCATCTACAGTCCTTTCTTGGATCCAGTAACAGCATCCTTAATGGTGCGGAACAATTTTCTTATGCAATAGAACAGGGGTATTTGACACGAATGTCTTTGCTGTTGCTTTCAAGGGCGTGTCTCTATTCTGCTCCTGAAGATATTGCTTTAATACCTGAATGTGTTTGGAGAAAACTGGAAAATATGCAAACATCAATACCTG GATGCTTTGGTGATATGGAGAAAGATCTCTGCCGAGCACTGTGTCAACTAAGAAGTGAATCTGATGCTAAAACT GTCGTAAAAGAACTTCTCACGGAATCTACTGCGAAACCAGTTGAAACTGATTTTAAGGGCATCCGTGAATCGATTCTTCAG GTGCTGTCCTCTTTGAGTTCTGTTGAATCATACTTTGAGTTCTTCTCAACAAGATCTGATCAGGAATATCAG GAACTTGAAGAAGCAGAGATCGAATTGGAGATTGTTAAAAATGAGAAAGCACTTCACAGCTTTATTGTACATCCCCAGGACACCATGATTCCGGACATGTCATCAT ACTATAAGGATGGTAATGAGGTTAATAAGCAGCTCCAGCAAATTCAGGAAGATATACGGTCCTT GGAAAGGTCCAAACTCAGGGAGGAAATTATAGCACGCAGACAAAAGAAGCTGCTTATCCGACATACTCGTGAAAAATACTTGGAGGAGACTAGTTCAAGGGAAATGGAACTTTTGCAAGAACTTGACAG GGAAAGGGCTCATGAGATGGAACGTGAAATCGAAAGACAGCGACAACTGGATCTTGAGCGCGTTAATTCTAGGGAACTGCAATTTAACCTCGATATGGAAAGAGAAAAACAAACTCAG AGAGAGCTTCAACGAGAATTGGATCAAGTTGAGTTGGGGCGGTCATCAAGGCGGGAGTTTTCAGCCAATACTAACAG CCGGTCTAGGGAGAGATACCGTGAAAGGGATGACGGTAGGGGACAGCAGGAAGGAAGGAGCCGAGGTGGAGGGGTTGAGGCCGGTGGGTCTGCGACAAGATCATTTTCAGGCAACCTTCCCACAATACTGCAGCAACCTCGAGAGCGTACTACGAGTGACGAGCGTACTAGCACAGGAGGAAATTATTATGAGGAGAATGCTGAGGGAAGTGGTGACGCCAGCAGCGTCGGAGATCCAGAATCAGCGGCGGCTTTGGAAGCTGGCACGAGGCATGGCCCACGGGGGGGCAGCAAGTCGTCGTCCTCAAGCTCAAGGCAGGTTGTAGTAGAACGCAGGGAGCGTCGAGAAGGGAAATGGGAGAGGAAGCATTCTTGA
- the LOC4349524 gene encoding uncharacterized protein: protein MDPFFRRASSDPLCLEDNSVQHGIERCPFLRNINEPTSFSFSSVNFPVPARGDKGPIFEDGPNFDMAFRVFHGQDGVVPLSHGSFERFEKPMPKPNPEFNPLAAKAATISLSAFGGFFSFGDFSNKRNKKNSNQKKPNNLPQNGGQPNNHEALSNEWLEMGQCPLAKSYRALSGVVPLVAKMMTPPAGMKLRCPPAVVAARAALSRTAFAKGLRPQPLPTKILVMALLGMAANVPLGIWREHTEKFSVQWFAAVHAAVPFIGMLRKSVLMPKTAMALTIAASILGQTIGSRAERIRLKRAAKVAAGSQGDASTRMSLKTGRYTDDVQFWDPLALRVESTIGTGTPVLVPTFH, encoded by the exons ATGGATCCCTTTTTCCGCAGAGCTTCCAGTGACCCCTTGTGCTTGGAAGACAACTCCGTCCAACATGGAATTGAAAGATGCCCATTCCTAAGGAACATCAATGAGCCTACAAGTTTTTCATTCTCGTCCGTTAATTTTCCTGTTCCT GCAAGAGGAGACAAGGGTCCAATTTTTGAAGATGGACCCAATTTTGACATGGCATTTCGAGTTTTCCATGGCCAAGATGGGGTTGTTCCACTTTCACATGGATCATTTGAGCGATTTGAGAAGCCAATGCCAAAGCCCAATCCTGAATTTAACCCCTTGGCTGCTAAAGCAGCTACCATCAGTCTCTCTGCATTTGGAGGTTTTTTCAGCTTTGGTGATTTCTCAAATAAGCGCAATAAGAAGAATAGTAACCAAAAGAAGCCCAACAACCTTCCCCAG AACGGAGGTCAGCCTAATAACCATGAAGCACTGAGCAATGAGTGGCTGGAAATGGGTCAATGCCCCCTGGCAAAGTCGTACAGGGCATTAAGTGGTGTCGTGCCCCTCGTCGCAAAGATGATGACACCCCCGGCTGGTATGAAACTGAGATGCCCACCTGCAGTAGTTGCCGCCCGTGCAGCACTATCACGCACAGCCTTTGCCAAGGGGCTTCGTCCTCAGCCCCTACCGACGAAAATACTGGTGATGGCGTTGCTTGGTATGGCAGCAAACGTTCCCCTTGGCATCTGGAGGGAGCACACGGAGAAATTCTCAGTGCAGTGGTTTGCCGCAGTCCATGCGGCGGTACCTTTCATAGGCATGCTCAGGAAGTCTGTGCTGATGCCAAAGACAGCCATGGCGCTTACCATAGCTGCCTCAATATTGGGTCAGACAATTGGTTCGAGAGCTGAGCGTATCAGATTGAAGAGGGCAGCAAAGGTTGCTGCTGGTAGCCAGGGTGATGCTAGCACCAGAATGAGCCTGAAAACCGGGAGATACACTGATGATGTCCAGTTCTGGGATCCGCTTGCCCTCAGAGTTGAGAGTACCATAGGAACAGGAACTCCGGTTCTTGTTCCAACTTTCCATTGA